A part of Synechococcus sp. KORDI-49 genomic DNA contains:
- a CDS encoding ligase-associated DNA damage response exonuclease: MIERTAEGLYCRAADAWVDPWRPVPRALITHAHADHARAGCGEYWAVDVSEGVLRQRLGQEICLHPVRYGEPIWLGQCRVSFHSAGHVLGSAQIRLESEGEVWVVSGDYKRDDDPSCAPFEPVACDVLITEATFGMPIYRWKPGSELATEIRDWWQGDRSRPSLLFCYAFGKAQRLLAELKAIGVEEEVLLHGAVETVTRHYREAAVPMTPSRPVSEIPRNEALAGRLVLAPPSAHRSSWMRRFRTPQTGFASGWMAVRGARRRRGYERGFVLSDHADWPGLIRTVRESGARKVYVTHGQSDVLARYLREVEGIDAEPLETLFEGESD; this comes from the coding sequence TTGATCGAGCGCACCGCGGAAGGGCTCTACTGCCGGGCGGCAGACGCCTGGGTGGATCCCTGGCGACCGGTGCCCCGGGCTCTGATCACCCACGCCCATGCCGACCATGCCCGGGCGGGATGCGGTGAGTACTGGGCGGTGGATGTCAGCGAAGGCGTGCTGCGTCAGCGACTCGGACAGGAGATCTGCCTGCATCCCGTCCGCTACGGGGAACCGATCTGGCTCGGCCAGTGCCGGGTGTCCTTCCACAGTGCCGGACATGTGCTCGGATCCGCTCAGATCCGTCTGGAGTCTGAGGGGGAGGTCTGGGTGGTGAGCGGGGATTACAAGCGTGACGATGATCCGAGCTGCGCACCGTTCGAACCGGTGGCCTGCGACGTGCTGATCACCGAAGCGACCTTCGGCATGCCGATCTACCGCTGGAAGCCCGGATCCGAGCTGGCCACGGAGATCCGCGATTGGTGGCAGGGGGACCGCAGCCGTCCGTCCCTGCTGTTCTGCTACGCATTCGGGAAGGCCCAGCGGCTGCTGGCGGAACTGAAGGCGATCGGTGTCGAGGAGGAGGTGCTGCTGCACGGTGCCGTGGAGACGGTGACACGTCACTACCGCGAGGCGGCAGTCCCGATGACACCGAGCCGACCCGTCAGCGAGATTCCCAGGAACGAGGCTCTGGCCGGTCGTCTCGTGCTCGCCCCGCCGTCAGCCCACCGATCCAGCTGGATGAGGCGGTTCCGCACGCCACAGACCGGCTTCGCCTCAGGCTGGATGGCGGTGCGCGGCGCGCGCCGCAGGCGGGGTTACGAACGCGGATTCGTGCTCAGCGATCACGCGGACTGGCCTGGCCTGATCCGGACGGTGCGCGAATCAGGTGCCAGGAAGGTCTATGTGACCCATGGTCAGAGCGATGTTCTGGCCCGTTACCTGAGGGAGGTGGAAGGGATCGATGCCGAACCGCTGGAGACCCTGTTCGAGGGAGAAAGCGACTGA
- a CDS encoding alpha-amylase family glycosyl hydrolase has protein sequence MTALIQRDSSQQLVVEEADFRKETIYFIVVDRFFSGSVDNDEVGRAGLFDPSHQHWGNYWGGDLEGLIAKADYLCSLGVTALWLSPLFEQVDDKLHEFAPMHGYWTRDFKRLNPHFIDAGDDTCVHRSRTLRRLVDTMHSRGIKLILDVVCNHSSPEINGSKGVVLDDGQPLADFNNDVNDFYHHYPSITDWNDEFQLIHFEMMGLATFNESNPDYRRYIKSAICSWLDAGFDALRIDTVKHMPVWFWQEFVTDIQAHKPSTFIFGEYGFGNPEEPRTVEYANHTGMSILDFGLCDAVREAFTNSQRGFCAVQDLLGQDPVYDRANELVTFFDNHDMPRFLSICPDHGRLELATVLLLTLRGIPCLFYGTEQYLVNSTNGGADPYNRPMMTSWDVDGVLVGLIRILTALRQENRALAYGSHRQHWINPATYVFSRRYRDNRVLVMLNQGEPLTLGIPQCDLPDGLHRCLLTGETVQVTNGSIDEIRLEPMARRVFSVVGDSVEAPVVLKVAVNGYATHPGERIVLTGDCPELGEWDLAASVELEYINGDCWFAEVPFSRSIGRSIRYKAVVLGDGGPPVYENVLHRHYTLPLQGRLKLNLNWSRL, from the coding sequence ATGACCGCGCTCATTCAACGGGACAGCAGCCAGCAGCTTGTGGTCGAGGAGGCGGACTTCCGCAAGGAGACCATCTATTTCATCGTTGTGGACCGCTTTTTCAGCGGATCGGTCGACAACGACGAGGTCGGCCGGGCCGGTCTGTTCGATCCCTCCCATCAGCACTGGGGCAACTACTGGGGGGGAGATCTAGAGGGCCTGATCGCCAAGGCGGATTACCTCTGCTCCCTCGGTGTCACCGCCCTCTGGCTGTCTCCCCTGTTCGAGCAGGTGGACGACAAGCTTCACGAGTTCGCCCCGATGCATGGCTACTGGACCCGTGACTTCAAACGACTCAATCCCCATTTCATCGATGCCGGCGATGACACCTGTGTGCACCGCTCCAGGACCCTGCGTCGGCTCGTGGACACCATGCATTCCCGAGGCATCAAGTTGATCCTGGATGTGGTGTGCAACCACAGTTCGCCCGAGATCAACGGCAGCAAGGGAGTGGTGCTTGACGACGGTCAGCCTCTGGCTGATTTCAACAATGACGTCAATGATTTTTACCACCATTACCCGAGCATCACGGACTGGAACGACGAGTTCCAGCTGATCCACTTCGAAATGATGGGGTTGGCGACCTTCAACGAGTCGAATCCCGACTATCGCCGTTACATCAAATCAGCGATCTGCAGCTGGCTGGATGCCGGATTCGATGCCCTTCGCATCGACACCGTGAAGCACATGCCGGTGTGGTTCTGGCAGGAATTCGTCACGGACATCCAGGCGCACAAGCCCAGCACCTTCATCTTCGGCGAATACGGCTTCGGCAACCCCGAGGAGCCGCGCACGGTGGAGTACGCGAATCACACCGGGATGTCGATTCTCGACTTCGGCCTCTGCGATGCGGTCCGCGAGGCCTTCACCAATTCCCAGCGTGGGTTCTGCGCCGTGCAGGACCTGCTGGGGCAGGACCCCGTCTACGACAGGGCGAATGAGCTGGTGACCTTCTTTGACAATCACGACATGCCGCGGTTCCTCTCGATCTGTCCGGATCACGGCAGGCTCGAACTCGCCACAGTGCTGCTGCTGACGCTGCGCGGGATCCCGTGTCTCTTCTACGGCACCGAGCAGTACCTGGTGAACAGCACCAACGGTGGAGCCGATCCCTACAACCGGCCGATGATGACCTCCTGGGATGTGGACGGCGTCCTGGTGGGCCTGATCCGGATTCTCACGGCGCTGCGTCAGGAGAACCGCGCACTCGCCTATGGATCCCACCGGCAGCACTGGATCAATCCCGCGACCTACGTGTTTTCCCGCCGGTATCGGGACAACCGCGTTCTGGTGATGCTCAACCAGGGCGAACCGCTCACCCTGGGCATCCCGCAGTGCGACCTGCCCGATGGTCTGCACCGCTGTCTGCTCACGGGGGAGACCGTTCAGGTGACCAACGGCTCCATTGACGAGATCCGCCTGGAACCGATGGCCCGGCGGGTGTTCAGCGTGGTCGGGGACTCCGTTGAAGCCCCGGTGGTGCTGAAGGTGGCCGTCAACGGCTACGCCACCCATCCCGGAGAGCGCATCGTGCTCACAGGCGATTGTCCGGAACTGGGGGAGTGGGATCTGGCTGCTTCCGTGGAGCTGGAGTACATCAACGGGGATTGCTGGTTTGCAGAGGTTCCGTTCAGCCGCAGCATCGGACGCAGCATCCGCTACAAGGCCGTGGTGCTGGGGGATGGAGGTCCTCCTGTTTACGAGAACGTCCTGCATCGCCACTACACCCTGCCGCTGCAGGGCCGCCTGAAGCTCAACCTGAACTGGAGCCGTCTCTGA
- a CDS encoding TIGR04168 family protein yields MARLQPDAVLFVGDLSDGDLRLTKRIASLPYPLAVILGNHDLGRDRSGGILRQQLALLGENHCGWTQRGWSQPAIGLVGGRPGSAGGGFHLSHAVQAVYGPITLEQSADRIVAAAAAVPADQPLIVMAHCGPSGLGSEADSPCGRDWKPPAVDWGDQDLALALDRMGRQRPPDLVVFGHMHHQLKRSNALRRTLLRDRRGTAFLNAACVPRSGRDASGRELLHFSWAEFRGASLTHLSHRWYSPDAQLMHEEELPRQEAMAC; encoded by the coding sequence CTGGCGCGACTCCAGCCTGATGCTGTGCTGTTCGTCGGAGATCTGAGCGATGGAGACCTGCGGCTGACCAAGAGGATCGCGTCGCTGCCCTACCCACTGGCGGTGATTCTCGGTAATCACGACCTGGGTCGCGATCGCAGCGGAGGGATCCTGCGACAGCAGCTGGCTCTTCTGGGGGAGAACCATTGCGGCTGGACCCAGCGCGGTTGGAGCCAGCCCGCCATCGGACTGGTGGGAGGGCGGCCCGGCAGTGCCGGCGGAGGCTTTCATCTGTCCCATGCCGTGCAGGCGGTCTATGGCCCGATCACCCTCGAGCAATCAGCGGATCGCATCGTGGCCGCTGCTGCTGCCGTTCCTGCGGATCAACCGCTGATCGTGATGGCCCACTGCGGCCCCAGCGGCCTCGGTTCCGAGGCCGACAGCCCCTGCGGTCGCGACTGGAAACCGCCGGCGGTGGACTGGGGCGATCAGGATCTCGCCCTCGCTCTGGATCGGATGGGTCGGCAGCGTCCCCCGGATCTGGTGGTCTTCGGTCACATGCATCATCAGTTGAAGCGTTCGAACGCCCTCCGCCGCACCCTGCTGCGCGATCGCCGCGGAACCGCCTTCCTCAATGCCGCCTGCGTCCCCCGCAGTGGGCGTGATGCCAGCGGTCGTGAGCTGCTGCATTTCTCCTGGGCGGAATTCCGGGGTGCGTCCCTGACCCATCTCAGTCACCGCTGGTACTCGCCGGACGCCCAGCTGATGCATGAGGAAGAGCTGCCACGGCAGGAGGCGATGGCGTGCTGA
- a CDS encoding ATP-dependent DNA ligase has product MQAFQVLFDRLDQVTGTRAKVTALVNHFRTVPPADAAWALSLLLGKRRRRMITGRRLREILQEQSGMPQWLIDDCHGQVGDSAETISLLWPAVRQTLGDEQAFRGESLETRPLHWWMESLLPELSRQQDEQQAEAVLKLWCQVPEPLHFIVNKLLTGGFRVGVSTGLISRAVAEAFSLDESLVVQRLMGGFEPSAQAFSRLTAPAGSEESRSSAAPYPFFLASPLDPERLSGEPAEHWLLEWKWDGIRGQLIHRGTGVYLWSRGEELVNDSFPELVTVGDALPDGTALDGEIICWNEGAAAPLGFDTLQRRLGRKTVGTTLKRECPMRFIAYDLLELDGADIRDQPLRQRRQQLSAVLEQVSHPERWRLTASVGWSLESWAELDAERQRAVAQRAEGLMLKRLDSPYLTGRRRGHWWKHKLEPMTLDAVLLYAQAGSGRRANLFTDYTFGLWNDEDPPQLVSFAKAYSGLDDAEILELDRWIRRNTVQRFGPARSVNCELVFEIGFEGIHPSRRHKSGLAVRFPRILRWRRDKPAGEADRLDAALNLIRDGSSSG; this is encoded by the coding sequence ATGCAGGCGTTCCAGGTTCTGTTCGACCGGCTGGATCAGGTCACCGGCACCCGAGCCAAGGTGACGGCCCTGGTGAACCATTTCCGGACCGTGCCGCCAGCGGATGCCGCCTGGGCACTCAGCCTGCTGCTGGGAAAACGCCGACGCCGGATGATCACCGGACGGCGCCTGAGAGAGATCCTGCAGGAGCAGAGCGGGATGCCCCAGTGGCTGATCGACGACTGCCACGGCCAGGTGGGCGACTCGGCCGAAACCATCAGCCTGTTGTGGCCGGCGGTGCGGCAGACCCTCGGGGACGAGCAGGCGTTCCGAGGCGAATCACTCGAGACCCGTCCGCTGCACTGGTGGATGGAATCCCTGCTGCCTGAGCTCAGCCGCCAGCAGGATGAGCAACAGGCGGAAGCCGTTCTGAAGCTCTGGTGTCAGGTGCCGGAGCCCCTGCATTTCATCGTCAACAAACTGCTCACCGGTGGCTTCCGGGTCGGCGTGTCCACAGGTCTGATCAGCCGTGCGGTGGCCGAGGCCTTCTCGCTCGATGAAAGCCTGGTGGTGCAGCGCCTGATGGGAGGGTTCGAACCATCGGCACAGGCCTTCTCCCGGCTCACCGCACCGGCCGGCTCGGAGGAGAGTCGCAGCAGTGCCGCCCCCTACCCGTTCTTCCTGGCCAGCCCCCTAGATCCCGAGCGGCTGTCCGGAGAACCCGCGGAGCACTGGTTGCTGGAGTGGAAATGGGATGGCATCCGCGGCCAGCTGATTCATCGCGGCACAGGGGTGTACCTCTGGAGCCGGGGCGAGGAGCTGGTCAACGACAGCTTCCCTGAACTGGTGACGGTGGGCGATGCCTTGCCGGATGGAACCGCACTGGATGGCGAGATCATCTGCTGGAACGAGGGTGCCGCCGCTCCGCTGGGGTTCGACACACTGCAACGACGGCTGGGTCGCAAAACGGTGGGCACCACCCTGAAGCGGGAGTGCCCGATGCGCTTCATCGCCTACGACCTGCTGGAGCTGGACGGTGCGGACATCCGCGATCAGCCGCTGAGGCAACGCCGCCAGCAGCTCTCGGCCGTGCTCGAGCAGGTCAGCCATCCCGAGCGCTGGCGTCTGACCGCCAGCGTCGGCTGGTCCCTGGAGAGCTGGGCCGAGCTGGATGCCGAACGTCAGCGGGCCGTCGCTCAGCGGGCCGAGGGGCTGATGCTGAAACGACTGGACTCCCCTTATCTCACCGGCCGCCGCCGCGGCCACTGGTGGAAGCACAAACTCGAGCCGATGACCCTCGACGCCGTGCTGCTGTACGCCCAGGCCGGCAGCGGTCGGAGAGCCAACCTGTTCACCGACTACACCTTCGGGCTCTGGAATGACGAGGATCCACCGCAGCTGGTGAGCTTCGCCAAGGCCTACTCCGGCCTCGATGATGCGGAGATCCTTGAGCTGGATCGCTGGATCCGCCGCAACACCGTGCAGCGGTTCGGGCCCGCCCGTTCCGTGAACTGCGAACTGGTCTTCGAGATCGGCTTTGAAGGCATCCATCCCTCCAGACGCCACAAGTCAGGGCTGGCTGTTCGTTTTCCGCGGATCCTGCGCTGGCGTCGTGACAAACCGGCCGGGGAAGCCGACCGGCTTGATGCTGCGCTGAACCTGATCAGAGACGGCTCCAGTTCAGGTTGA
- the nadA gene encoding quinolinate synthase NadA: MSADDALVAAIERLKRDRNAIVLAHYYQEPEIQDIADFIGDSLELSRKAASTDADVIVFCGVHFMAETAKILSPEKTVVLPDLDAGCSLADDCPADAFADFRAKHPDHVVVSYINCTAAVKAQSDLICTSSNAVDLVQQLPTDRPVLFAPDQNLGRWVQRQSGRELTLWPGRCIVHETFSEEALLELKLEHPDAEVIAHPECQEHLLDLADFIGSTSKLLHRTQSSAAETFIVLTEPGILHQMKQRAPGKTLLDVPGVDGCSCNACPYMRLNTLQKLHDCLESLEPAIELEEELRLRALQPIQRMLEMSR; encoded by the coding sequence ATGAGCGCTGACGACGCCCTGGTGGCGGCGATCGAACGACTGAAGCGTGATCGCAACGCCATCGTGCTGGCGCACTACTACCAGGAACCCGAGATCCAGGACATCGCCGACTTCATCGGGGATTCCCTGGAACTGTCCCGCAAGGCCGCCAGCACCGACGCCGATGTGATCGTCTTCTGCGGCGTCCATTTCATGGCGGAGACCGCCAAGATCCTGAGTCCCGAGAAAACGGTGGTGCTGCCGGATCTCGATGCAGGCTGCTCCCTGGCCGATGACTGTCCGGCCGATGCATTCGCCGACTTCCGCGCGAAGCATCCCGACCATGTGGTGGTCAGCTACATCAATTGCACCGCGGCGGTGAAGGCCCAGAGCGACCTCATCTGCACCAGCAGCAATGCCGTGGATCTCGTTCAACAGCTGCCCACGGATCGCCCCGTGCTCTTCGCTCCGGACCAGAACCTCGGACGCTGGGTGCAGCGGCAGAGCGGCCGTGAGCTGACGCTCTGGCCGGGACGCTGCATCGTTCATGAGACCTTCAGCGAGGAAGCACTCCTGGAACTGAAGCTCGAACATCCCGATGCGGAGGTGATCGCCCACCCCGAGTGCCAGGAACACCTCCTCGATCTGGCGGATTTCATCGGATCCACCAGCAAGCTGCTGCACCGCACCCAGAGCAGTGCAGCGGAGACCTTCATCGTGCTCACCGAGCCCGGCATCCTGCATCAGATGAAGCAGCGAGCCCCCGGCAAGACGCTGCTCGATGTGCCCGGTGTCGACGGTTGCAGCTGCAACGCCTGCCCCTACATGCGGCTCAACACCCTGCAGAAGCTGCACGACTGTCTTGAGAGCCTGGAACCGGCGATCGAACTGGAGGAGGAGCTGCGTCTGAGAGCCCTCCAGCCGATTCAGAGAATGCTGGAGATGAGCCGCTGA
- a CDS encoding ligase-associated DNA damage response DEXH box helicase, whose translation MSPDPILVPIQSWFERRGWSPLPFQQRSWAAYLEGRSGLIQVPTGSGKTFAAVMGPIAAMLAETGEHPGIRLLYITPLRALSRDLALAIREPITEMRWPLRVGIRNGDSSSSERSKQLKSPPQILVTTPESLTLLLSNSKAEELFRHLDTVVLDEWHELMGSKRGTQTELCLSWLRQQRPSLQTWAISATIGNLAQAARHALGTDGDPVIIGGAPARVTEIRSLLPETIDGFPWAGHLGLRMYEDLVAAMNPGISTLLFTNTRNQSERWFQCLRFACPEMEGALALHHSAIDRSEREAIEASVKAGTIRWVVCTSSLDLGVDFQPVEQVVQIGSPKNLARLLQRAGRSAHLPGGTSQVLFMPTNALELLELSAVRRGLEEGLVEQRRPPNAPLDVLLQHLTSLACGAGFHPEETLRAVRSSAAFSNLAQEDWDWCLRFLEHGGDCLAAYPRYRKLEWDEAVQRFRVRDSAIARLHRLNIGTITAAPAITVRFVRGAVLGHVEETFIGQLKPKDVFFFSGRQLEFVRLRDMTAYVKVSNRKSRTVPAWAGGQMALSDLLTHHLRLEVDRASRGELDTPELQALTPLFERQQDLSVLPRIGQLLIETCRTREGTHLYAYPFEGRFVHEGIGFLWASRLTQLERGTITVSVNDYGFELLAPKTYPMAELLEDHSDLLLNTDHLERDLEAALNLSELQRRRFRAIAQVAGLMHRGFPGSGKSTGQLQISASLLFDVFERHEPQNRLLLQARREVLDEQLELSRLEAALQRAAQQEWLHVATPRPGPLAFPLLVERLNNRMSNETVLERIQRMQEEALRREQSGA comes from the coding sequence GTGAGCCCTGACCCGATCCTGGTGCCGATCCAGTCCTGGTTCGAACGCCGGGGCTGGAGCCCGCTTCCCTTTCAGCAGCGCAGCTGGGCGGCCTATCTCGAGGGCCGCAGCGGTCTGATTCAGGTGCCCACCGGCTCCGGCAAGACCTTCGCCGCCGTGATGGGACCGATCGCCGCAATGCTGGCGGAAACGGGGGAGCATCCGGGCATCCGACTGCTGTACATCACACCCCTGCGCGCGCTCAGCCGTGATCTCGCCCTGGCGATCCGGGAGCCGATCACCGAGATGCGCTGGCCCTTGCGCGTGGGCATCCGCAACGGCGACAGCAGCAGCAGCGAACGTTCGAAACAGCTGAAGTCACCTCCCCAGATCCTGGTCACCACACCGGAATCGCTGACCCTGCTGCTCAGCAACAGCAAAGCGGAGGAGCTGTTCCGCCATCTCGACACGGTGGTGCTCGATGAATGGCACGAACTGATGGGCAGCAAGCGCGGCACGCAGACCGAGCTCTGCCTCAGCTGGCTGCGGCAGCAGCGGCCGTCGTTGCAGACCTGGGCGATCAGCGCCACCATCGGCAACCTCGCTCAGGCCGCCCGCCACGCTCTCGGCACCGACGGCGACCCGGTGATCATCGGGGGAGCACCGGCACGGGTCACGGAGATCCGCAGCCTGCTTCCGGAAACGATCGATGGCTTCCCCTGGGCCGGACATCTCGGGTTGCGGATGTACGAGGACCTGGTGGCGGCGATGAACCCAGGTATCAGCACATTGCTGTTCACCAACACCCGCAACCAGTCGGAACGGTGGTTCCAGTGCCTCAGATTCGCCTGCCCTGAGATGGAGGGAGCCCTGGCTCTGCACCACAGCGCCATCGACCGCAGCGAACGGGAGGCGATCGAAGCGTCGGTGAAAGCCGGCACGATTCGCTGGGTGGTCTGCACCAGCTCCCTGGATCTGGGGGTGGACTTCCAGCCCGTGGAGCAGGTGGTTCAGATCGGCAGCCCCAAGAACCTGGCGCGGCTGCTGCAACGGGCGGGACGCTCCGCACACCTGCCGGGCGGAACTTCCCAGGTGCTGTTCATGCCCACGAATGCTCTGGAGCTGCTCGAACTCAGTGCGGTTCGCCGTGGTCTGGAGGAAGGGCTGGTGGAACAGCGCCGACCGCCGAATGCACCGTTGGACGTTCTGCTGCAGCACCTCACGAGCCTCGCCTGCGGAGCGGGATTCCACCCGGAGGAGACGTTGCGGGCCGTGCGCAGCAGTGCCGCCTTCTCCAACCTGGCTCAGGAGGACTGGGACTGGTGCCTTCGCTTCCTGGAACACGGCGGCGACTGCCTGGCGGCCTATCCCCGCTACCGGAAACTGGAATGGGATGAAGCAGTGCAGCGCTTCCGGGTGCGGGACAGCGCCATCGCACGGCTGCACCGGCTGAACATCGGCACGATCACCGCTGCACCAGCGATCACGGTGCGCTTCGTGCGGGGTGCCGTGCTCGGCCACGTGGAGGAAACCTTCATCGGCCAGCTGAAGCCCAAGGATGTGTTCTTCTTCTCTGGCCGCCAGCTGGAGTTCGTGCGGCTGCGGGACATGACCGCCTACGTGAAGGTGAGCAACCGCAAGAGCCGCACTGTGCCGGCCTGGGCAGGAGGTCAGATGGCGCTCTCGGATCTGCTGACCCACCACCTGCGTCTCGAGGTGGATCGGGCGAGCCGCGGTGAGCTGGACACTCCGGAACTGCAGGCCCTCACACCGCTGTTCGAACGTCAGCAGGATCTCTCGGTTCTCCCCCGCATCGGTCAGCTGCTGATCGAAACCTGCCGCACGCGGGAGGGAACCCATCTCTACGCCTATCCCTTCGAGGGTCGCTTCGTGCATGAAGGCATCGGCTTTCTGTGGGCCTCCCGTCTCACACAGCTGGAGCGAGGCACAATCACCGTCTCCGTGAACGACTACGGCTTCGAGCTGCTGGCACCGAAGACTTACCCGATGGCGGAACTGCTGGAGGACCACAGCGATCTGCTGCTGAACACGGACCATCTGGAACGCGATCTGGAAGCGGCCCTCAACCTCTCGGAACTGCAACGGCGACGCTTCCGTGCCATCGCTCAGGTGGCCGGCCTGATGCATCGAGGCTTTCCAGGATCTGGCAAGAGCACCGGACAGCTGCAGATCAGTGCTTCGCTGCTGTTCGACGTGTTCGAACGCCATGAACCGCAGAACCGTCTGCTGCTGCAGGCGCGCCGTGAAGTGCTCGATGAACAGTTGGAGCTGTCGCGCCTGGAGGCAGCTCTGCAGCGGGCTGCACAGCAGGAATGGCTGCACGTGGCAACGCCGCGGCCCGGCCCCCTGGCCTTCCCGCTGCTGGTGGAGCGGCTCAACAACCGCATGAGCAACGAAACCGTTCTGGAACGCATTCAGAGGATGCAGGAGGAGGCGCTCCGACGGGAGCAATCAGGTGCGTGA
- a CDS encoding YdcF family protein translates to MVFLLSKLLPLLVLPLGLSLGLLLLAGFTRWRWPLISAITVLWVFSTGVVSQWLWRGVERPWQRRSAPSVPTADAIVVLSGGRHAAPGPSRVVEWHDPDRFLAGVELFRARRAPRLLFTGGQNPFRKGLAPEGSLYLSEARALGIPADAMTSTGPVLNTAEEAREIRALLPSGRRRVLLVTSAFHMRRAQRLFERQGIAVVPFPVDFQARGSWAGSPWADPLQWLPTARSLDDSSRALRELLGRIVYRTW, encoded by the coding sequence GTGGTGTTTCTGCTTTCGAAGCTGCTGCCCCTGCTGGTGCTGCCGCTCGGTCTGAGTCTCGGGCTGTTGCTTCTGGCTGGGTTCACCCGGTGGCGATGGCCGCTGATCTCGGCGATCACGGTGCTCTGGGTCTTCAGCACTGGCGTGGTGTCCCAGTGGTTGTGGCGAGGCGTGGAACGGCCCTGGCAACGCCGTTCAGCGCCATCGGTCCCGACGGCTGACGCGATCGTCGTGCTCAGCGGAGGACGTCACGCCGCACCCGGCCCCTCCCGCGTTGTGGAGTGGCATGACCCCGACCGCTTTCTCGCTGGTGTGGAGCTGTTCCGGGCCCGCAGGGCTCCAAGGCTGCTGTTCACCGGGGGGCAGAACCCGTTCCGCAAGGGCCTCGCTCCCGAGGGGAGTCTCTACCTCAGCGAGGCCAGAGCTCTCGGGATTCCGGCTGATGCCATGACCTCCACAGGGCCGGTGCTGAACACGGCAGAGGAGGCCAGGGAGATCCGGGCGCTGCTGCCCTCCGGTCGCCGGCGGGTGCTGCTCGTCACGAGTGCTTTCCACATGCGCAGAGCTCAGCGCCTGTTCGAGCGCCAGGGCATCGCTGTGGTGCCGTTCCCGGTGGATTTTCAAGCCCGTGGTTCCTGGGCGGGGTCGCCATGGGCGGATCCACTGCAGTGGCTTCCAACCGCTAGGTCTCTCGATGACAGCTCGCGGGCCTTGAGGGAACTTCTCGGGAGGATCGTCTACCGCACCTGGTGA
- a CDS encoding GAF domain-containing protein, giving the protein MTGPAPKPDNEVARLRALSEYRILGSKPEESFDNITSMAALICHAPIALISIVDHDRQWFKSKVGLETEETPRDWSFCAHTILSPKPMIVEDALFDDRFKDNPLVKKDPHIRLYAGFPLQTNRHHRIGTLCVIDRMPKSLTSTQYKIMERLAAQVVTLLELRKRSLSLLDEFCRLHQQKGMLCSCSYCRQVRDSQGTWHPLEEFMMRHSTLNFSHGICESCMEEHFPDVAAQQKQVV; this is encoded by the coding sequence ATGACCGGTCCTGCGCCAAAACCGGATAACGAGGTGGCGAGGCTGCGCGCGCTGAGTGAATACCGCATTCTTGGCAGCAAACCGGAGGAAAGTTTCGACAACATCACCAGCATGGCGGCCCTCATTTGCCATGCTCCGATTGCTCTGATCTCCATCGTTGATCACGACCGTCAGTGGTTCAAATCCAAGGTCGGTCTGGAGACGGAGGAAACACCGAGAGACTGGTCATTCTGCGCCCACACCATCCTCTCTCCGAAGCCGATGATCGTTGAGGACGCCCTCTTCGATGATCGCTTCAAGGACAATCCCCTGGTGAAGAAAGATCCCCACATCAGGCTCTACGCGGGATTCCCCCTGCAAACAAATAGACATCACCGGATCGGCACGTTGTGTGTGATCGACAGAATGCCGAAATCGCTGACATCAACGCAATACAAAATCATGGAGCGACTGGCAGCCCAGGTCGTCACTCTTCTGGAACTACGCAAACGTTCTCTGTCGTTGCTTGATGAATTCTGCAGGCTGCATCAACAGAAGGGAATGTTGTGTTCATGCAGTTATTGCCGCCAGGTTCGTGACAGCCAGGGCACATGGCATCCGCTCGAGGAGTTCATGATGCGTCACAGCACTCTGAACTTCAGTCACGGCATCTGTGAATCGTGCATGGAAGAGCATTTCCCAGACGTCGCAGCTCAGCAGAAACAGGTGGTCTGA